From a region of the Rouxiella sp. S1S-2 genome:
- the urtC gene encoding urea ABC transporter permease subunit UrtC produces MTQPLTLTGVQKAPRLAMTLGVVVFGALLVMPFLALLPQSNPLAISTYTLTLVGKILCYAIVAIALDLVWGYVGLLSLGHGLFFALGGYAMGMYLMRQASGNNLPDFMSFLSWTELPWFWVGTQHFAWALCLIVLVPGALAFIFGYFAFRSKIKGVYFSIMTQALTYAGMLLFFRNETGFGGNNGFTGFTTLLGFQVTATTTRVGLFMTTVLLLGASLALGFALARSKYGRVLTAVRDAENRLIFCGYDPKGFKLFVWTISAMICGLAGALYVPQVGIINPSEMSPTNSIEAAIWVALGGRGTLIGPILGAGIVNGAKSWFTVAIPEYWQFILGGMFIVVTLFLPEGVIGLLRKRKAQ; encoded by the coding sequence ATGACACAACCTTTAACCCTAACAGGCGTACAAAAGGCGCCGCGTCTGGCGATGACACTCGGTGTCGTGGTGTTTGGGGCGCTGTTGGTGATGCCTTTTCTCGCACTGCTGCCGCAGAGTAATCCGCTGGCGATTTCTACCTATACCCTGACGCTGGTCGGTAAGATCCTTTGCTATGCGATCGTGGCGATCGCGCTGGATCTGGTTTGGGGCTATGTCGGTTTGCTTTCACTCGGACACGGCCTGTTTTTTGCACTCGGCGGGTATGCAATGGGCATGTATCTGATGCGTCAGGCATCGGGAAATAATCTGCCCGATTTTATGTCGTTTCTTTCATGGACCGAGCTGCCGTGGTTTTGGGTCGGCACTCAGCATTTCGCCTGGGCGCTGTGCCTGATTGTACTGGTGCCCGGCGCGTTGGCCTTTATTTTCGGTTATTTCGCTTTTCGCTCAAAAATCAAAGGGGTCTATTTTTCGATTATGACCCAAGCGCTAACCTACGCCGGTATGTTGCTGTTTTTCCGCAATGAAACCGGCTTCGGCGGCAACAACGGTTTTACCGGCTTCACCACCCTGCTCGGCTTTCAGGTCACCGCCACCACCACGCGGGTTGGGCTGTTTATGACTACCGTACTGCTGCTGGGCGCCAGTCTGGCGCTAGGCTTTGCGCTGGCACGCAGCAAATACGGCCGCGTACTGACGGCGGTGCGCGATGCAGAAAACCGACTGATCTTCTGCGGTTATGATCCGAAGGGTTTCAAGCTGTTTGTCTGGACCATTTCGGCGATGATTTGCGGCCTTGCCGGTGCGCTTTACGTGCCGCAGGTTGGCATTATCAACCCAAGCGAAATGTCACCGACCAACTCCATCGAGGCGGCAATTTGGGTGGCGCTGGGCGGTCGCGGCACGCTGATTGGCCCCATTTTAGGCGCGGGCATTGTTAACGGTGCCAAAAGCTGGTTTACCGTGGCTATCCCCGAATATTGGCAGTTTATTCTCGGTGGCATGTTTATTGTCGTCACCCTGTTCCTGCCTGAAGGGGTGATTGGCCTGCTGCGGAAAAGGAAAGCGCAATGA
- the urtB gene encoding urea ABC transporter permease subunit UrtB has protein sequence MKLLRFPRLRPGFGLSLQTLTFLLCCLPLLAKAGPADDFAAASRSDQATLLQQWATDPQPERLPLLEALKQENVVIDEAHHAFIKQGETLTPLEGRAAPQGEVKKVWLNNRLRNLIANALSTHRLVSKDSSVRLQAAKSLQREAQADQLPLLTQRLALEQDSVVHAALSIALANLQLADPNPQVRLRAVELLGESADPDTQGHLQPLTDPKIEADATVRTAALASLKAVQHRLMIGDWLGQAFTGLSLGSILLLAALGLAITYGLLGVINMAHGEMLMLGSYSTYLVQSLFQHYAPSLLAIYPLVALPVAFFITAGIGMLLERSVIRHLYGRPLETLLATWGISLILIQGVRVIFGAQNVEVANPNWLSGGIQLLPNLVLPYNRIAVIIFVLLVLALTWLLLNKTRLGMNVRAVTQNRAMAACCGVPTGRVDMLAFGLGSGIAGLGGVALSQLGNVGPELGQGYIIDSFLVVVLGGVGQLAGTVVAAFGLGIVNKILEPEIGAVLGKILILALIILFIQKRPQGLFAFKGRVID, from the coding sequence ATGAAACTCTTGCGCTTCCCCCGTTTGCGACCGGGCTTCGGCTTAAGTTTGCAAACTCTCACTTTCCTGCTTTGCTGTCTTCCGCTGTTGGCCAAGGCCGGTCCTGCTGATGATTTTGCCGCGGCCAGCCGTTCAGACCAGGCGACGCTGCTTCAGCAGTGGGCAACCGACCCGCAGCCCGAGCGTTTGCCGCTGCTCGAAGCACTCAAGCAGGAAAATGTCGTGATTGATGAGGCGCACCACGCGTTTATCAAACAAGGCGAGACTCTGACCCCGCTCGAAGGCCGCGCCGCCCCGCAGGGTGAAGTCAAAAAGGTCTGGCTAAACAATCGCCTGCGTAATCTTATTGCCAATGCGCTCTCCACCCACCGTCTGGTTAGCAAAGACAGTAGCGTGCGTTTACAGGCTGCCAAATCCCTGCAGCGCGAGGCGCAGGCCGACCAACTGCCGTTGCTGACCCAGCGTCTGGCGCTGGAGCAAGACAGCGTAGTACACGCCGCATTAAGTATCGCGTTGGCCAATTTACAGCTTGCTGACCCGAATCCTCAGGTGCGCCTGCGCGCCGTAGAACTGCTGGGAGAGTCAGCCGATCCTGACACACAGGGCCATTTGCAGCCGTTGACCGACCCGAAAATTGAAGCCGATGCCACCGTGCGCACTGCCGCGCTTGCCAGCCTGAAGGCGGTGCAGCATCGCCTGATGATAGGCGACTGGCTCGGGCAGGCCTTCACCGGTCTTTCACTGGGCTCCATTTTGCTGCTGGCGGCGCTGGGTCTGGCGATCACCTACGGCCTACTGGGTGTTATCAACATGGCGCACGGCGAAATGCTGATGCTCGGCTCCTATTCGACTTATCTGGTGCAGTCGCTGTTTCAGCATTATGCGCCCAGCCTGCTGGCGATTTATCCGCTGGTCGCACTGCCGGTGGCGTTCTTTATTACCGCCGGTATTGGCATGTTGCTTGAACGCTCGGTGATCCGCCATCTTTACGGGCGGCCACTCGAAACGCTGCTGGCCACCTGGGGCATTAGCCTGATTTTGATTCAGGGCGTGAGGGTGATTTTTGGCGCACAAAACGTTGAGGTCGCCAACCCGAACTGGCTCTCCGGCGGTATTCAGCTGCTGCCAAACCTGGTGCTGCCGTATAACCGCATCGCGGTGATCATTTTTGTGCTGCTGGTATTGGCATTGACCTGGCTACTGCTCAATAAAACCCGTCTCGGCATGAACGTGCGCGCCGTCACCCAAAATCGCGCGATGGCCGCCTGCTGCGGCGTGCCAACCGGGCGTGTCGACATGCTGGCGTTTGGTTTGGGTTCAGGCATTGCGGGACTCGGCGGGGTCGCGCTGTCGCAGCTCGGCAACGTCGGCCCCGAGCTAGGACAGGGCTATATCATCGACTCGTTCCTGGTGGTCGTACTCGGCGGCGTAGGCCAACTTGCAGGCACTGTGGTTGCCGCCTTTGGACTGGGTATTGTGAACAAAATTCTCGAGCCGGAAATCGGTGCCGTACTGGGTAAAATCCTGATACTGGCGCTGATCATCCTGTTTATTCAGAAACGTCCACAGGGACTGTTCGCCTTCAAAGGCAGGGTGATTGACTGA
- the urtA gene encoding urea ABC transporter substrate-binding protein — protein MQRRRFIKAFALSATVVSMGLAFSAQAADTIKVGIMHSLSGTMAISETPLKDVALMTIDDINAHGGVLGKKLEPVVVDPASNWPLFAEKARQLLTQDKVAVVFGCWTSVSRKSVLPVFEELNGLLFYPVQYEGEEMSPNVFYTGAAPNQQAIPAVEYLMSEDGGSAKRFFLLGTDYVYPRTTNKILRAFLHAKGVQDKDIEEVYTPFGYSDYQTIVSNIKKFSAGGKTAVISTINGDSNVPFYKELANQGVKATDVPVVAFSVGEEELRGIDTKPLVGDLAAWNYFQSLDNPTNKAFVAQWKAYAKAHNLPNADSAVTNDPMEATYVGIHMWAQAVEKAGTTDVDKVRAAMAGQTFKAPDGYTLTMDATNHHLHKPVMIGEIQSNGQFNVVWQTDKPIRAQPWSPYIAGNDKKPDYPVKTTQ, from the coding sequence ATGCAACGTCGTCGCTTTATTAAAGCCTTTGCCCTCTCGGCAACCGTGGTCAGTATGGGTCTGGCATTCAGTGCGCAGGCCGCCGACACCATCAAAGTCGGTATTATGCACTCCCTTTCCGGCACGATGGCTATCTCTGAAACACCCTTAAAAGACGTCGCGCTGATGACCATTGACGATATCAATGCGCACGGTGGCGTGCTGGGTAAAAAGCTGGAACCGGTAGTGGTTGACCCTGCGTCAAACTGGCCGCTGTTTGCAGAAAAAGCCCGCCAGCTGCTGACGCAGGACAAGGTGGCCGTAGTCTTCGGCTGCTGGACGTCGGTGTCGCGTAAATCCGTGCTGCCGGTGTTTGAAGAGCTAAACGGCCTGCTGTTCTATCCGGTGCAGTACGAGGGTGAAGAGATGTCGCCTAACGTATTTTACACCGGTGCCGCGCCAAACCAGCAGGCGATCCCGGCGGTGGAATACCTGATGAGCGAAGACGGTGGCAGTGCCAAGCGCTTCTTCCTGCTGGGTACCGACTATGTCTATCCACGCACTACCAACAAAATTCTGCGCGCCTTCCTGCACGCCAAAGGTGTTCAGGATAAAGACATCGAAGAAGTCTATACGCCGTTTGGATACAGCGATTACCAGACCATCGTTTCCAATATCAAGAAATTCTCTGCCGGCGGTAAAACGGCAGTTATTTCAACGATTAACGGTGACTCTAATGTGCCGTTCTACAAAGAGTTGGCCAATCAGGGCGTGAAAGCGACCGATGTGCCGGTTGTGGCGTTCTCGGTCGGTGAAGAAGAGCTGCGCGGTATTGATACTAAGCCGCTGGTCGGCGATTTGGCGGCATGGAACTACTTCCAGTCGCTGGATAACCCAACCAACAAAGCCTTTGTTGCCCAGTGGAAAGCTTACGCCAAGGCGCACAACCTGCCGAATGCCGATTCTGCCGTCACCAATGACCCGATGGAAGCCACCTACGTCGGCATTCATATGTGGGCGCAGGCGGTTGAGAAAGCGGGCACCACTGATGTCGACAAAGTTCGTGCCGCCATGGCCGGTCAGACCTTCAAAGCACCGGACGGTTATACCCTGACTATGGACGCGACCAACCATCACCTGCATAAACCGGTGATGATTGGTGAAATCCAGTCCAATGGTCAGTTCAACGTGGTATGGCAGACCGACAAACCGATTCGCGCTCAACCGTGGAGCCCGTATATCGCCGGCAACGACAAGAAGCCTGACTATCCGGTTAAAACCACTCAGTAG
- a CDS encoding GntR family transcriptional regulator: MQLTGARNGRSKTRPEGLAERIYLQLKDDIFCFRLLPGDRFSENEVAERMAVSRTPVRQALFWLEREGYVEVFFRSGWQVRPFDFEYFEQLYDLRIVLELEAVKRLCAAPAASEALLALKQFWIDEPRLEDGQTVSRFDEEFHMTLVAAAGNAEMAKIHRDLTEKIRIIRRLDFTQDARINATYNEHASILLAITQRQTQEAQRQLQDHIAVSKAEVRKITLHMLHQARPENEADSPSF; encoded by the coding sequence ATGCAGCTTACCGGCGCACGTAATGGACGCAGTAAAACCCGGCCCGAGGGGCTGGCAGAACGGATTTATCTTCAGCTGAAGGACGACATTTTCTGTTTTCGTCTGCTGCCCGGTGACAGGTTCAGTGAAAACGAAGTGGCCGAGCGCATGGCGGTCAGCCGAACGCCGGTGCGACAGGCGCTGTTTTGGCTTGAGCGCGAAGGCTACGTGGAAGTGTTTTTCCGCAGCGGCTGGCAGGTTCGACCCTTTGATTTTGAGTATTTCGAGCAGTTGTACGACCTGCGTATCGTGCTGGAGCTTGAGGCGGTAAAACGCCTCTGCGCCGCGCCAGCAGCGTCCGAGGCGCTGCTAGCGCTCAAGCAGTTCTGGATAGACGAGCCGAGGCTGGAGGACGGCCAAACCGTTTCCCGCTTTGACGAAGAGTTTCATATGACGCTGGTGGCGGCTGCGGGCAACGCCGAGATGGCAAAAATCCATCGCGACCTGACCGAAAAGATCCGCATCATCCGCCGGCTGGACTTTACCCAGGACGCGCGCATTAACGCGACCTATAACGAACACGCGAGCATTTTGCTCGCCATCACGCAGCGCCAAACCCAGGAGGCCCAACGCCAACTACAGGACCATATTGCCGTCAGTAAAGCCGAGGTGCGCAAAATTACTCTGCATATGTTGCATCAGGCGAGACCAGAAAATGAGGCGGACAGCCCGTCATTTTGA
- the uca gene encoding urea carboxylase, with product MFHTILIANRGEIACRAIRTLKRLGITSVAVYSDTDRNAPHVTDADIAVALGGEKAGESYLLIDKILAAAKETGAQAIYPGYGFLSESAEFADACEAAGIAFIGPTAEQIREFGLKHRARELAAEADVPMTPGTALLDSIDDAAAAAARIGYPIMLKSTAGGGGIGLTRCDDEATLRSAWDSVKRLGEQFFRDAGVFLERFVDRARHVEVQIFGDGKGNVVALGERDCSLQRRNQKVVEETPAPNLPQATREALHRAAVKLGESVNYRSAGTVEFIYDAARDEFYFLEVNTRLQVEHPVTEMVTGLDLIECMLRVAADQPLDWPRMKQAPKGASIEVRIYAEDPLKNFLPSPGVLTEVFFPQDVRVDGWVSTGSEVSAFYDPMIAKLIVYGDNREQALEKMSQALAATRLHGIASNIDYLRQVVATPLFHQGEMWTRMLDSFEYAPQAVEVLSPGTYSSIQDYPGRLGYWDIGVPPSGPMDDFAFRLANRIVGNHLDAAGLEFTLQGPTLRFHCDAIIALTGAACPADLDGNEIAYWQPVTVKAGQVLTLGRATAGCRTYLAVRNGFDVPVYLGSRSTFALGQFGGHAGRTLRVADMLTVSQPELPACTTPPPVDLPQAAAAHIVPAYGDAWNIGVLYGPHGAPDFFTKESIDAFFAAEWQVHYNSNRLGVRLTGPKPQWARLDGGEAGLHPSNVHDCEYAIGAINFTGDFPVILTRDGPSLGGFVCPVTIAKAELWKVGQVKPGDRIRFHPISFEQAQALEMAQQGTIDSLMPIEAMEMQVPSLLPTTTASATILAELPSTEQRPSVVYRQAGDGYVLIEYGDNVLDLALRLRLYLLMKAIREADQAGIEELSPGVRSLQVRYDSRVIHQSALLQHLLTLEKQLADVSQLKIPTRIVHMPMAFEDTATLGAVERYQQTVRADAPWLPNNVDFIQRTNGLATREEVKDILFDASYLILGLGDVYLGAPCAVPLDPRHRLLSSKYNPARTYTAEGTVGIGGMYMCIYGMDSPGGYQLVGRTLPIWNKFLKNEQFTQGEPWLLHFFDQVRFYQVTEAELDAQRDAFREGRAQVRIEHTEFDFAEYTQFLADNAQDIADFRDRQQSAFINEVAHWQAQESAAVDAAVNNLQPIEDFTHQPGQLVSADLNGNIWKILVEPGQYVEEGQPLIVVEAMKMELSVNAPCAGKVLKIGCQQGRPVGPGDALLWIETE from the coding sequence ATGTTCCATACCATCCTGATAGCTAATCGCGGTGAAATCGCCTGCCGCGCCATTCGTACGCTTAAACGCCTCGGCATCACCAGCGTGGCGGTCTATTCCGACACTGACCGCAATGCGCCACACGTCACCGATGCCGATATCGCCGTGGCGCTCGGGGGTGAAAAAGCCGGTGAAAGCTATCTGCTGATCGACAAAATTTTGGCCGCAGCCAAAGAGACCGGCGCGCAGGCAATTTATCCGGGCTACGGATTTTTATCCGAAAGCGCCGAGTTTGCCGACGCCTGTGAGGCCGCCGGCATCGCCTTTATTGGTCCGACCGCCGAGCAAATTCGTGAGTTTGGCCTCAAGCACCGCGCCCGAGAATTAGCGGCAGAAGCCGACGTGCCGATGACGCCGGGCACTGCGCTGCTCGACAGTATTGACGATGCCGCCGCCGCTGCCGCACGTATCGGCTATCCGATCATGCTCAAAAGCACCGCAGGTGGCGGCGGAATTGGGTTAACCCGCTGCGATGACGAAGCCACTCTGCGCAGCGCCTGGGACAGCGTTAAACGCCTCGGCGAACAATTTTTCCGCGACGCGGGCGTGTTTCTTGAGCGCTTCGTTGACCGCGCCCGTCACGTCGAAGTGCAGATTTTTGGCGATGGCAAAGGCAACGTGGTGGCCTTGGGCGAGCGTGACTGTTCGCTACAGCGCCGTAACCAGAAAGTCGTCGAAGAAACGCCAGCGCCGAATTTGCCGCAGGCCACCCGCGAAGCCCTGCACCGGGCAGCGGTCAAACTCGGTGAGTCGGTTAATTACCGCAGCGCCGGTACCGTTGAATTTATTTACGACGCCGCACGCGACGAATTTTACTTTCTCGAAGTGAACACCCGCCTGCAGGTCGAGCATCCGGTAACCGAAATGGTCACCGGTCTGGACCTGATCGAATGCATGCTGCGGGTCGCGGCAGACCAGCCGCTCGACTGGCCGCGCATGAAGCAGGCGCCAAAAGGTGCCTCGATTGAAGTGCGCATTTATGCCGAAGATCCGCTGAAAAACTTCCTGCCAAGCCCGGGCGTGCTGACGGAAGTCTTCTTCCCGCAGGACGTGCGCGTTGACGGCTGGGTTTCTACCGGCAGTGAAGTCTCGGCGTTTTATGACCCGATGATTGCCAAACTGATTGTGTACGGCGACAACCGCGAACAGGCGTTGGAAAAAATGTCGCAGGCGCTGGCCGCCACGCGTCTGCACGGCATCGCCAGCAATATCGACTATCTGCGTCAGGTAGTAGCGACACCGCTGTTCCATCAGGGCGAAATGTGGACCCGCATGCTCGACAGCTTCGAGTACGCACCCCAGGCCGTTGAAGTGCTCTCTCCCGGCACGTATAGCAGCATTCAGGATTATCCCGGCCGCCTCGGTTACTGGGATATCGGCGTGCCGCCTTCAGGCCCGATGGACGATTTTGCTTTCCGCCTAGCCAATCGCATCGTGGGTAATCACCTCGATGCCGCCGGTTTGGAATTTACTCTGCAGGGTCCGACGCTGCGCTTTCACTGCGATGCCATCATTGCGCTCACCGGTGCAGCCTGCCCAGCCGATTTGGACGGCAACGAGATTGCCTACTGGCAGCCAGTTACCGTGAAAGCCGGACAGGTTCTGACACTGGGTCGTGCAACCGCTGGCTGCCGTACTTATCTCGCCGTGCGCAACGGGTTCGACGTGCCAGTCTATTTAGGCAGCCGCTCGACCTTCGCACTCGGCCAGTTTGGTGGCCACGCCGGTCGTACTTTGCGCGTCGCCGATATGCTTACCGTTTCACAGCCTGAACTGCCGGCCTGCACCACGCCGCCGCCGGTTGATTTACCGCAGGCCGCCGCCGCGCACATTGTTCCTGCCTACGGTGACGCGTGGAACATTGGCGTACTTTACGGCCCGCACGGCGCACCGGATTTCTTCACTAAAGAGTCCATAGACGCCTTCTTTGCCGCAGAATGGCAGGTGCATTACAACTCCAACCGCCTCGGCGTGCGTCTCACCGGTCCTAAACCGCAGTGGGCGCGTCTCGACGGCGGCGAAGCCGGGCTGCACCCGTCCAACGTTCACGACTGTGAATACGCCATCGGCGCGATCAACTTTACTGGCGATTTCCCGGTTATCTTGACCCGTGACGGACCGAGCCTCGGCGGCTTCGTTTGCCCGGTAACTATCGCCAAAGCCGAGCTGTGGAAAGTGGGACAGGTGAAGCCAGGCGACCGCATTCGCTTCCACCCTATCAGCTTTGAACAAGCGCAGGCGCTGGAGATGGCACAGCAGGGGACCATCGATTCCTTAATGCCGATTGAAGCGATGGAGATGCAGGTGCCGTCTCTGCTGCCGACCACCACTGCCTCGGCCACCATTTTGGCCGAACTGCCGTCCACCGAGCAACGTCCAAGCGTGGTTTATCGTCAGGCCGGTGACGGCTATGTGCTGATTGAATACGGCGATAACGTGCTGGATTTGGCGCTGCGCCTGCGTCTTTATCTGCTGATGAAGGCTATTCGCGAAGCCGATCAGGCAGGTATTGAAGAGCTTTCACCGGGTGTGCGTTCGCTGCAGGTGCGCTACGACAGCCGCGTGATTCATCAGTCGGCGCTGTTACAGCACTTGCTCACCCTTGAGAAGCAATTGGCGGACGTCAGCCAGTTAAAAATCCCGACCCGCATCGTGCACATGCCGATGGCCTTTGAAGACACCGCCACGCTGGGTGCGGTCGAGCGTTATCAGCAAACTGTGCGCGCCGACGCGCCGTGGCTGCCGAATAACGTCGATTTTATTCAGCGTACCAATGGGTTGGCAACACGTGAAGAAGTGAAAGATATCCTCTTCGACGCCAGCTATCTGATCCTCGGTTTGGGCGATGTGTATCTCGGCGCGCCCTGTGCCGTACCGCTTGACCCGCGCCACCGCCTTTTAAGCTCCAAATACAACCCGGCACGTACCTACACCGCCGAAGGCACCGTGGGTATTGGCGGCATGTATATGTGCATCTATGGCATGGATTCGCCAGGTGGCTATCAGCTGGTGGGCCGCACGCTGCCAATCTGGAATAAATTCCTTAAAAACGAGCAATTTACGCAAGGAGAACCGTGGCTGCTGCACTTCTTTGACCAGGTGCGTTTCTATCAGGTCACTGAGGCTGAGCTGGACGCGCAGCGCGACGCCTTCCGTGAAGGCCGTGCGCAGGTGCGCATTGAGCACACGGAGTTTGATTTCGCCGAATATACCCAATTTCTGGCCGACAATGCGCAAGATATCGCCGATTTCCGCGACAGACAGCAATCCGCGTTTATCAATGAAGTTGCCCACTGGCAGGCGCAAGAGAGTGCCGCCGTTGATGCCGCCGTTAATAACCTACAGCCGATTGAAGACTTTACCCATCAGCCGGGTCAGTTGGTGAGCGCGGATCTCAACGGCAACATCTGGAAAATTCTGGTCGAACCGGGCCAGTACGTTGAGGAAGGTCAGCCGCTGATCGTGGTAGAAGCCATGAAGATGGAGCTGTCGGTGAATGCCCCTTGCGCGGGCAAGGTGCTCAAAATTGGCTGTCAGCAGGGCCGTCCCGTTGGGCCTGGTGATGCACTTCTTTGGATTGAGACTGAGTAA
- the atzF gene encoding allophanate hydrolase, whose protein sequence is MASVSTPYTGFQLRDWQHHYQSAPGSLRSSLGIVLSSLSAADNAWLYRATPAQLDEQIVQLEKLREQAGGSLAALPLFGIPFAVKDNIDVAGWPTTAACPAFEYVAKEDAAVVANLKAKGAVVVGKTNLDQFATGLVGTRSPHGAVKNTFNPDYVSGGSSSGSASVLARGLVAFSLGTDTAGSGRVPAGFNNIVGLKPTKGWLSNRGVVPACRLNDAVSIFALTVADAYQVASLAGGYDPQDAYSRANPHTAPAAMSGQPRFAIPDTLEFFGDVESEKAFNQALDKLVSNGVSLVKIDFTPFKALAEQLYYGAWVAERTVAVGKIFEETPDVMDPVVRGIVANGLNYSAVDAWKAEYLRAELSRKINLALEGFDALVVPTSPTIRTLKEMEQEPVLFNSQFGTYTNFTNLADLSALALPASIREDGLPAGITLIAPAWHDGALAAFGRQWQRSLSLPLGATGKSLNADSAMTGQVAVSRDHVRVAVVGAHLTGMPLNFQLTTRNAVRVEQTRTANDYKLYALANTQPPKPGLVKAEGGSSIIVELWDIPLARFGEFVAEIPAPLGIGTLQLADGRSVKGFICEPWAIASATDVTAFGGWRSYVEHLKSTAAKNA, encoded by the coding sequence ATGGCATCTGTATCAACCCCTTATACCGGCTTTCAGTTACGTGACTGGCAGCACCATTATCAAAGCGCCCCGGGAAGCCTTCGCAGCTCGTTGGGTATTGTACTCAGCAGCCTCAGCGCCGCCGACAACGCCTGGCTTTACCGCGCAACCCCCGCACAGCTCGACGAGCAAATTGTGCAGCTTGAAAAGCTACGTGAGCAGGCGGGTGGATCACTGGCCGCACTGCCGCTGTTTGGCATCCCTTTTGCGGTAAAAGATAATATCGACGTCGCCGGTTGGCCAACCACCGCCGCCTGCCCCGCTTTCGAATATGTCGCGAAAGAAGATGCTGCCGTGGTGGCTAATCTCAAGGCCAAAGGCGCGGTCGTCGTCGGTAAAACCAACCTCGACCAGTTTGCAACCGGTCTGGTCGGTACGCGCTCCCCTCACGGCGCGGTAAAAAACACCTTTAATCCTGATTATGTCAGCGGTGGTTCAAGCTCCGGCTCAGCCTCGGTACTGGCGCGTGGACTGGTAGCCTTCTCGCTGGGCACCGACACCGCCGGTTCTGGTCGCGTGCCCGCCGGTTTCAATAACATCGTTGGACTCAAGCCCACCAAGGGCTGGTTGTCCAATCGCGGCGTGGTGCCCGCCTGCCGCCTGAACGATGCGGTATCTATTTTTGCCCTCACGGTGGCCGATGCCTATCAGGTTGCGTCGCTGGCCGGCGGATATGACCCGCAGGACGCCTATTCACGCGCTAATCCCCATACCGCCCCTGCCGCCATGTCCGGGCAACCGCGCTTTGCGATACCTGACACGCTGGAATTTTTTGGCGACGTTGAGTCTGAAAAAGCCTTCAATCAGGCGCTGGATAAGCTGGTGAGTAACGGCGTCAGCCTGGTAAAAATCGACTTCACGCCGTTTAAAGCTTTGGCCGAGCAGCTTTACTACGGCGCCTGGGTGGCAGAGCGCACCGTGGCGGTAGGCAAAATATTTGAAGAAACGCCTGACGTGATGGACCCGGTAGTGCGCGGTATCGTCGCGAATGGGCTGAATTACTCCGCCGTCGACGCCTGGAAAGCCGAATATCTGCGCGCCGAGCTGTCGCGCAAAATCAATCTGGCGTTAGAAGGGTTTGACGCGCTGGTGGTGCCAACCTCGCCGACCATCCGAACTCTGAAAGAGATGGAACAGGAGCCGGTGTTGTTCAACTCACAGTTTGGTACCTACACCAACTTCACCAACCTTGCCGACCTGAGTGCGCTGGCGCTGCCCGCCAGCATTCGCGAAGACGGCCTGCCCGCGGGCATTACCCTGATTGCCCCCGCCTGGCACGACGGCGCATTGGCCGCATTTGGCCGCCAGTGGCAGCGCAGTCTCTCTTTACCGCTGGGCGCTACCGGAAAATCGCTCAACGCCGACAGCGCCATGACCGGGCAGGTTGCGGTCAGCCGCGACCACGTTCGCGTCGCAGTCGTTGGTGCACACCTGACCGGCATGCCGCTTAACTTCCAGCTCACCACCCGCAATGCCGTGCGCGTTGAACAAACTCGTACCGCCAACGACTACAAACTCTATGCCCTCGCCAATACTCAGCCGCCTAAGCCGGGTCTGGTAAAAGCGGAAGGCGGCAGCAGCATCATCGTTGAGCTGTGGGACATTCCACTGGCGCGCTTCGGTGAATTCGTGGCCGAAATCCCTGCTCCGTTGGGCATCGGCACGCTGCAACTGGCCGACGGGCGCAGCGTAAAAGGCTTTATTTGCGAGCCTTGGGCGATTGCCAGCGCCACCGACGTAACCGCGTTCGGCGGCTGGAGAAGTTACGTAGAGCATTTGAAATCAACCGCCGCGAAAAACGCCTGA